Genomic DNA from Mycolicibacterium helvum:
GGTAATCGGTTGCACCTCAAACCGTCCCGCGGAGGCGGTGGTCGAGATGTCGTCGTCGAGGCGGCGCGTCCGCACGGCGCTCGGCTGCTGGTCCGGCTGCCCGGGGTCTGCGACCGCAATGCCGCTGACGCGTTGCGGGGCCACCTGTTCGTCGTCGACACCGCCGATCTGCCCGAGATCGAGGATCCCGACGAGTTCTACGACCATCAGCTCGAAGGGCTGGCGGTACGCACCGTCGACGGCCGCACCCTCGGCTCGGTCGCCGAAGTGCTGCACACCGCTGGTGGCGAGCTGCTGGCGGTTCGTAACGCAGACGGTGCGGAACTGCTGGTGCCGTTCGTCGGCGCGATTGTGACCTCGGTGTCTCTGGCTGACGGGGTTGTCGAAATCGATCCGCCCGACGGGCTTTTGGACCTGGACAGCTTGACCTGAGATGCGCATCGACGTCGTCACCATCTTTCCCGACTACCTGGCTCCGCTGCGACAGTCCCTGCCCGGCAAGGCCATCGAGTCGGGCATCCTGGACGTCGAGGTGCACGACCTGCGCCGCTGGACCCACGACGTGCACCAC
This window encodes:
- the rimM gene encoding ribosome maturation factor RimM (Essential for efficient processing of 16S rRNA) — encoded protein: MELVVGRVAKAHGITGELVVDVRTDDPDERFAPGNRLHLKPSRGGGGRDVVVEAARPHGARLLVRLPGVCDRNAADALRGHLFVVDTADLPEIEDPDEFYDHQLEGLAVRTVDGRTLGSVAEVLHTAGGELLAVRNADGAELLVPFVGAIVTSVSLADGVVEIDPPDGLLDLDSLT